Proteins encoded in a region of the Streptomyces violaceoruber genome:
- a CDS encoding gamma-aminobutyraldehyde dehydrogenase: MHNPGNATPDRFPAQDRFADGAQYIAGRLTKGTSGRTHTVVDPATGEDVLTYDLAGPDDVDAAVAAARAAFPGWAGATPGERSDALHRFAAVLAERAEDFARAESLQCGKPLKLTREFDVPGTVDNAAFFAGAARHLQGQSAGEYSGDHTSYVRREPIGVVGSIAPWNYPLQMAAWKILPAIAAGNTIVLKPAEITPLTSLMFAQAATEAGIPDGVINVVSGTGREAGEHLVAHPDVAMTSFTGSTAVGKRVAEVATATVKRLHLELGGKAPFLVFDDADLDAAVHGAVAGSLINTGQDCTAATRAYVQRPLYEAFVEKTAALMDTVRVGDPFAPGTDLGPLVSHVQRDRVAAFVDRARSYARVVTGGEVPQGDLKDGAYYRPTLVADAAQDSEVVQSEIFGPVLVVLPFDTDDEGIRLANDTPYGLAASAWSRDVYRANRATREIKAGCVWINDHIPIISEMPHGGYKASGFGKDMSAYSFEEYTQVKHVMFDNTAVAAKDWHRTVFGDR, encoded by the coding sequence ATGCACAACCCGGGCAACGCCACCCCGGACCGATTCCCGGCCCAGGACCGCTTCGCGGACGGGGCCCAGTACATCGCGGGCCGCCTCACGAAGGGCACCTCGGGACGGACCCACACCGTCGTCGACCCGGCCACCGGCGAGGACGTCCTGACCTACGACCTCGCCGGACCCGACGACGTGGACGCGGCCGTCGCCGCCGCACGGGCGGCGTTCCCCGGCTGGGCCGGTGCCACCCCCGGCGAGCGCTCCGACGCCCTGCACCGGTTCGCCGCCGTCCTCGCCGAGCGCGCCGAGGACTTCGCCCGCGCGGAGTCCTTGCAGTGCGGCAAGCCGCTGAAGCTGACCCGCGAGTTCGACGTGCCGGGCACGGTGGACAACGCCGCCTTCTTCGCCGGAGCCGCCCGGCACCTCCAGGGGCAGTCGGCGGGGGAGTACTCCGGCGACCACACCTCGTACGTCCGCCGCGAGCCCATCGGCGTGGTCGGGTCGATCGCGCCGTGGAACTACCCGCTCCAGATGGCCGCCTGGAAGATCCTCCCGGCGATCGCCGCGGGCAACACCATCGTGCTCAAGCCCGCCGAGATCACCCCGCTCACCTCCCTGATGTTCGCCCAGGCAGCGACCGAGGCCGGTATCCCGGACGGCGTGATCAACGTCGTCAGCGGCACCGGACGGGAGGCCGGCGAGCACCTCGTCGCGCATCCCGACGTCGCCATGACCTCCTTCACCGGCTCCACCGCCGTCGGCAAGCGCGTCGCCGAGGTCGCCACCGCCACCGTCAAGCGCCTCCACCTGGAACTCGGCGGCAAGGCCCCCTTCCTCGTCTTCGACGACGCCGATCTCGACGCCGCCGTCCACGGCGCGGTCGCGGGCTCGCTCATCAACACCGGCCAGGACTGCACGGCCGCCACGCGCGCGTACGTGCAGCGGCCCCTGTACGAGGCGTTCGTCGAGAAGACCGCCGCCCTCATGGACACCGTCCGCGTCGGCGACCCCTTCGCTCCCGGCACCGACCTCGGCCCGCTGGTCAGCCACGTCCAGCGGGACCGCGTCGCCGCCTTCGTCGACCGGGCCCGCTCCTACGCGCGCGTGGTGACCGGCGGCGAGGTACCGCAGGGCGACCTGAAGGACGGCGCCTACTACCGGCCCACCCTCGTGGCGGACGCCGCGCAGGACAGCGAGGTCGTCCAGTCGGAGATCTTCGGCCCGGTCCTGGTCGTGCTGCCCTTCGACACCGACGACGAGGGCATCCGGCTGGCCAACGACACGCCGTACGGGCTCGCCGCCTCCGCCTGGAGCCGGGACGTGTACCGCGCGAACCGCGCCACCCGTGAGATCAAGGCGGGCTGCGTGTGGATCAACGACCACATTCCGATCATCAGCGAGATGCCGCACGGCGGATACAAGGCGTCCGGGTTCGGCAAGGACATGTCCGCCTACTCCTTCGAGGAGTACACGCAGGTCAAGCACGTCATGTTCGACAACACCGCGGTGGCGGCCAAGGACTGGCACCGCACCGTCTTCGGGGACCGGTAG
- a CDS encoding NADAR family protein: MARATLACMEKITGAERSPEARDSAGAVGGADGREALVARVRAGERIKYLCFWGHRPLPDGRLGPSCLSQWWPSPFTVAGVEYATAEHWMMAGKARLFGDPEAERRVLAAAHPAGAKKAGRLVRGFDEAVWERERFRIVVEGSVHKFASDPALRVFLLATGERVLVEASPVDRVWGIGLAADDEAAVDPERWRGPNLLGFALMAARERLRAGE, from the coding sequence GTGGCGCGTGCCACACTCGCGTGCATGGAGAAGATCACGGGGGCGGAGCGGAGCCCGGAGGCGCGGGACAGCGCGGGGGCGGTGGGGGGCGCGGACGGCCGGGAGGCGCTGGTCGCACGGGTCCGGGCGGGCGAGCGGATCAAGTACCTGTGCTTCTGGGGGCACCGGCCGCTGCCGGACGGCAGACTCGGGCCGAGCTGTCTGAGCCAGTGGTGGCCGTCGCCGTTCACGGTGGCGGGGGTGGAGTACGCGACTGCCGAGCACTGGATGATGGCCGGCAAGGCCCGGCTCTTCGGGGACCCGGAGGCCGAGCGGCGGGTGCTGGCGGCCGCTCATCCCGCCGGGGCGAAGAAGGCGGGCCGGCTCGTGCGCGGTTTCGACGAGGCGGTGTGGGAGCGGGAGCGCTTCCGGATCGTGGTGGAGGGCAGCGTCCACAAGTTCGCCTCGGACCCGGCGCTGCGGGTGTTCCTGCTGGCCACGGGCGAGAGAGTGCTCGTGGAGGCGAGCCCCGTGGACCGGGTGTGGGGCATCGGGCTTGCCGCGGACGACGAGGCGGCGGTGGACCCGGAGCGCTGGCGGGGGCCGAATCTGCTGGGCTTCGCGCTGATGGCGGCCAGGGAGCGGCTGCGCGCGGGCGAGTGA
- a CDS encoding DUF4190 domain-containing protein — MSYSNPGPGDYGPPPQPGQPPAGGYAYPQSAPGYGYPNQGAAYQAAPPVGYPQGPGYGMPMQPSNGMGTTGLVLGIIGVVCSLTFFLWFFGVILGILGIIFGAIGRGKATRGEATNKGSATAGLVLGITATVILPLLGFLAFASLMSVA; from the coding sequence ATGTCGTACTCCAATCCCGGACCCGGGGACTACGGGCCGCCGCCGCAGCCGGGGCAGCCGCCCGCGGGGGGTTACGCGTACCCGCAGTCCGCGCCCGGGTACGGCTATCCCAACCAGGGGGCCGCGTACCAGGCCGCCCCGCCGGTGGGCTACCCGCAGGGGCCCGGCTACGGCATGCCGATGCAGCCGAGCAACGGCATGGGGACCACGGGACTGGTGCTGGGCATCATCGGCGTGGTGTGCAGCCTGACCTTCTTCCTCTGGTTCTTCGGCGTGATCCTGGGCATCCTCGGGATCATCTTCGGCGCGATCGGCCGGGGCAAGGCCACCCGGGGCGAGGCCACCAACAAGGGCTCCGCGACCGCCGGTCTCGTGCTCGGCATCACGGCCACCGTGATCCTGCCGCTGCTCGGCTTCCTCGCCTTCGCGAGCCTGATGAGCGTCGCCTGA
- a CDS encoding DUF4190 domain-containing protein, translated as MTDAIRPEGEPSGGHDPWAPPESGPSLDKGPAADAGQPQQPPRQSQPPASDAPPPWQPPPGVHDQATVTSMPGAGFTGPESAVPPPPLAPGGAGVPGGYGYPGYGQGYGWPGMRTPPQNGLGTASMVLGILACALFCLYGVVSLVLGVLAVVFGIKGRRKAESGLADNHGQAQAGFVMGIVGIVLGVAVIVLIAIGITAAINEDSDGYDPYYGSARPVPVAVTAES; from the coding sequence ATGACGGACGCGATACGGCCGGAGGGGGAGCCCTCCGGTGGGCACGACCCCTGGGCGCCCCCGGAGAGCGGGCCGTCCCTGGACAAGGGCCCCGCTGCCGATGCCGGGCAGCCGCAGCAGCCGCCCCGGCAGTCCCAGCCGCCCGCCTCGGACGCGCCGCCCCCCTGGCAGCCGCCGCCGGGCGTGCACGACCAGGCCACCGTCACGTCGATGCCCGGCGCCGGGTTCACCGGCCCCGAGTCCGCGGTGCCGCCTCCGCCCCTCGCGCCCGGTGGCGCCGGTGTCCCGGGCGGCTACGGCTACCCCGGCTACGGCCAGGGCTACGGCTGGCCGGGCATGCGGACGCCCCCGCAGAACGGGCTCGGCACCGCGTCGATGGTGCTGGGCATCCTCGCCTGCGCGCTGTTCTGCCTGTACGGCGTGGTCTCTCTGGTGCTGGGCGTCCTCGCCGTGGTCTTCGGCATCAAGGGCCGCCGGAAGGCGGAGAGCGGCCTGGCCGACAACCACGGGCAGGCGCAGGCCGGGTTCGTCATGGGCATCGTCGGCATCGTGCTCGGGGTCGCCGTGATCGTCCTGATCGCCATCGGGATCACCGCGGCGATCAACGAGGACTCGGACGGCTACGACCCCTACTACGGCTCCGCGCGCCCCGTGCCCGTCGCCGTGACGGCGGAAAGCTGA
- a CDS encoding adenosine deaminase, protein MRPAYDDPRTTDQPITRAPPPPRAARGRRLGEEPLTEHLVDPDVPRDLHAFIAGLPKAELHVHHVGSASPRIVSELAARHADSKVPTDPEALVDYFTFTDFAHFIDVYLSVVDLIRTPEDVRLLTYEVARDMARQQVRYAELTITPFSSTRRGIDEGAFMDAIEDARKAAEAEFGTVLRWCFDIPGEAGLESAEETARLATDDRLRPEGLVSFGLGGPEIGVARPQFKPYFDRAIAAGLHSVPHAGETTGPQTVWDALIDLRAERIGHGTSSAQDPKLLAHLAERRIPLEVCPTSNIATRAVRTLDEHPIKEFVRAGVPVTINSDDPPMFGTDLNNEYAVAARLLGLDERGLADLAKNGVEASFLDAPGKARIADEIDTYTAAWLAS, encoded by the coding sequence GTGAGACCGGCCTACGATGATCCCCGAACGACCGATCAGCCGATCACCCGTGCCCCACCGCCGCCCCGCGCGGCCCGCGGGCGCCGCCTTGGGGAGGAACCCTTGACCGAGCACCTCGTCGACCCCGACGTCCCGCGCGACCTGCACGCCTTCATCGCCGGACTGCCGAAGGCCGAACTGCACGTCCACCACGTCGGCTCCGCCTCCCCGCGCATCGTCTCCGAACTGGCCGCGCGCCACGCCGACTCCAAGGTCCCCACCGACCCCGAGGCCCTGGTCGACTACTTCACGTTCACGGACTTCGCGCACTTCATCGACGTGTACCTGTCCGTGGTCGACCTGATCCGCACCCCGGAGGACGTCCGGCTGCTGACCTACGAGGTGGCCCGGGACATGGCCCGGCAGCAGGTGCGGTACGCCGAGCTGACCATCACGCCGTTCTCCTCCACCCGGCGCGGCATCGACGAGGGCGCCTTCATGGACGCGATCGAGGACGCCCGCAAGGCGGCCGAGGCGGAGTTCGGGACCGTGCTGCGCTGGTGCTTCGACATCCCGGGCGAGGCCGGCCTGGAGTCCGCCGAGGAGACGGCCCGGCTCGCCACCGACGACCGGCTGCGCCCGGAGGGCCTGGTCTCCTTCGGGCTCGGCGGACCCGAGATCGGGGTGGCCCGCCCGCAGTTCAAGCCGTACTTCGACCGCGCGATCGCCGCGGGACTGCACTCGGTGCCGCACGCCGGCGAGACGACCGGCCCGCAGACCGTGTGGGACGCCCTCATCGACCTGCGCGCCGAACGCATCGGGCACGGCACCAGCTCCGCCCAGGACCCGAAGCTCCTCGCCCACCTCGCCGAGCGCCGCATCCCGCTGGAGGTGTGCCCGACCTCGAACATCGCCACCCGCGCGGTGCGCACCCTGGACGAGCACCCGATCAAGGAGTTCGTGCGCGCCGGCGTCCCGGTGACGATCAACTCCGACGACCCGCCGATGTTCGGCACCGACCTCAACAACGAGTACGCCGTCGCCGCCCGCCTCCTCGGCCTCGACGAGCGCGGCCTCGCCGACCTCGCGAAGAACGGGGTCGAGGCCTCCTTCCTCGACGCGCCGGGCAAGGCCCGCATCGCCGACGAGATCGACACGTACACCGCCGCCTGGCTCGCCTCCTGA
- a CDS encoding glycerophosphodiester phosphodiesterase, protein MDTPRALTAVAHRGDPYRHRENTLDSLRSALERGADAVETDVRLTRDGVPVLLHDETLKRLWQHDRPLRSLSAEEVRGLTAGGVPTLAEALAATDGARLMLDLPGGPGERAVRRIVDVVRECGARDRVYYTAGAATMLAVRAADPAAEIAMTWTTAAPPRAGLLAAVRPRWLNYRFGLVDRALAERVHRDGFLLSVWTPDTRRTMRRLRAAGVDSITTNRIDVLCALRDANAAVPVP, encoded by the coding sequence ATGGACACCCCGCGCGCCCTGACCGCCGTCGCCCACCGCGGCGACCCCTACCGGCACCGCGAGAACACGCTCGACTCGCTGCGCTCCGCCCTGGAGCGCGGCGCGGACGCGGTCGAGACCGACGTACGCCTCACCCGGGACGGGGTGCCGGTGCTGCTGCACGACGAGACGCTGAAGCGGTTGTGGCAGCACGACCGTCCGTTGCGCTCCCTGTCGGCCGAGGAGGTGCGCGGGCTGACGGCGGGCGGCGTGCCGACGCTCGCCGAGGCGCTGGCCGCGACCGACGGCGCCCGGCTGATGCTGGACCTGCCGGGCGGTCCGGGCGAGCGGGCCGTGCGGCGCATCGTCGACGTGGTCCGCGAGTGCGGCGCGCGGGACCGGGTGTACTACACGGCGGGCGCCGCCACCATGCTCGCCGTGCGGGCCGCCGACCCCGCCGCCGAGATCGCCATGACCTGGACCACGGCGGCCCCGCCCCGGGCCGGACTGCTCGCTGCGGTCCGGCCCCGGTGGCTCAACTACCGCTTCGGACTGGTGGACCGGGCCCTGGCCGAGCGCGTCCACCGCGACGGCTTCCTGCTCTCCGTCTGGACCCCCGACACCCGCCGCACCATGCGCCGGCTGCGCGCCGCGGGCGTCGACTCGATCACCACCAACCGCATCGACGTACTGTGCGCGCTGCGCGACGCCAACGCGGCCGTTCCGGTCCCGTAA
- a CDS encoding serine hydrolase domain-containing protein translates to MRARSHAVLAASVVLALAAGPLAAPAFAAPPAPASRSADQRGPDEEALRAAVAGLPNQYATAALVRVGTPGGDWHGSAGVRDLASGRPAHPDARFRAGSITKVVTAATVLRLAAQDEIDLDAPVQGYLPDLFTPDFEQPVSVRHLLNHTSGIKPGDGLGDDFAELYSHRYETLTPQQVAASAIAKGPEDFVPGTRQQYLNINYTILGLLIEKVTGRSYASEATRLVLRPAGMHHTYFPGTDPRIRGPHNRGYQAVERPDGTTRLVDVTEWNQADRWAAGDMISTTADLERLLTKLFRGKIVPQPELEEMFTTPAGVPGADRSAGLECREVGGQVFWGKSGSRYGYSAVVAGTRDLSRTLVYSVNSTDAKSAGPKPVADAIAAAALQ, encoded by the coding sequence ATGCGTGCCCGTAGCCATGCAGTTCTCGCCGCCTCGGTCGTCCTCGCCCTGGCCGCCGGCCCGCTGGCGGCCCCCGCCTTCGCCGCGCCGCCCGCCCCGGCTTCCCGCTCCGCCGATCAGCGGGGGCCGGATGAGGAAGCGCTGCGCGCCGCCGTCGCGGGACTGCCGAACCAGTACGCCACCGCCGCCCTCGTGCGGGTCGGCACCCCCGGCGGCGACTGGCACGGCAGCGCGGGGGTGCGCGATCTGGCCAGTGGCCGGCCGGCACACCCCGATGCCCGCTTCCGCGCCGGTTCGATCACGAAGGTCGTCACGGCGGCCACCGTCCTGCGCCTCGCCGCGCAGGACGAGATCGACCTGGACGCGCCCGTCCAGGGCTACCTCCCCGACCTGTTCACGCCTGACTTCGAGCAGCCGGTCAGCGTGCGCCACCTGCTGAACCACACCAGCGGCATCAAGCCGGGCGACGGGCTCGGCGACGACTTCGCGGAGCTGTACTCGCACCGGTACGAGACCCTGACCCCGCAGCAGGTCGCGGCGTCGGCGATCGCCAAGGGACCGGAGGACTTCGTCCCGGGGACGCGACAGCAGTACCTGAACATCAACTACACGATCCTCGGCCTGCTGATCGAGAAGGTCACGGGACGCTCGTACGCCTCCGAGGCCACGCGTCTGGTCCTGCGCCCGGCCGGCATGCACCACACGTACTTCCCGGGCACCGATCCCCGCATCCGGGGCCCGCACAACCGGGGCTACCAGGCGGTGGAGCGGCCGGACGGCACAACGCGGCTGGTCGACGTGACCGAGTGGAACCAGGCGGACCGCTGGGCGGCTGGCGACATGATCTCCACCACCGCCGACCTGGAGAGACTGCTCACGAAGCTGTTCCGGGGGAAGATCGTGCCGCAGCCCGAGCTGGAGGAGATGTTCACGACTCCGGCGGGCGTCCCGGGCGCGGACCGCAGCGCCGGCCTGGAGTGCCGGGAGGTAGGCGGCCAGGTCTTCTGGGGCAAGTCGGGCTCCCGCTACGGCTACAGCGCCGTCGTCGCCGGCACTCGCGACCTGAGCCGCACGCTGGTCTATTCGGTCAACTCCACGGACGCCAAGAGCGCGGGGCCGAAGCCGGTCGCCGACGCGATCGCCGCGGCCGCGCTGCAGTAG
- a CDS encoding HXXEE domain-containing protein has translation MKNSSGDEAVGGAVTLGLLAAWALHDLEELATVPGWWRRNLPALRERYPGVPEAVWRRAGSVDGREFAVAVGAMAAVVASASVAGRLTGGRSATYQTALHAFGLHGLVHLAQAGLVRGYTPGVATSPLIVVPFTLWARHRLRRAGVLRATRPRDLAVGLGFAGAATVGAHAVARRLTKA, from the coding sequence GTGAAGAATTCATCGGGTGATGAGGCGGTCGGGGGCGCGGTCACGCTGGGACTGCTGGCGGCCTGGGCGCTGCACGACCTCGAGGAGCTGGCGACCGTGCCCGGCTGGTGGCGGCGCAACCTCCCCGCCCTGCGCGAGCGGTACCCGGGCGTGCCGGAGGCCGTGTGGCGGCGGGCCGGGTCGGTCGACGGGCGGGAGTTCGCGGTGGCGGTCGGCGCGATGGCCGCGGTCGTGGCCTCCGCGTCCGTCGCCGGACGGCTGACCGGGGGCCGCTCGGCCACCTACCAGACCGCTCTCCACGCCTTCGGCCTGCACGGCCTGGTCCACCTCGCGCAGGCGGGGCTGGTGCGCGGCTACACGCCCGGGGTGGCGACCTCGCCGCTGATCGTGGTCCCGTTCACCCTCTGGGCCCGCCACCGGCTGCGCCGCGCCGGTGTGCTGCGCGCCACCCGCCCGCGCGACCTCGCCGTGGGGCTCGGATTCGCGGGGGCGGCAACGGTCGGCGCGCACGCGGTGGCGCGGCGGCTGACGAAGGCCTGA
- a CDS encoding polyamine ABC transporter substrate-binding protein, which produces MPLLPKTPSPSRRTLLRGLGGSAALGALGTLAGCGVPAAYVAPGDRAATDRSATERRLTWANWPLYIDTDDRHPSRRPTLEAFEKETGLSVDYIEEINDNDEFFGKISPSLMNHQPTDRDLIVISDWMCGRFVRLGWVQEMDRSRQPNVTKYLDPLLRSPAFDPGRKFTVPWQSGITGIAYNRRRLGREIRHVSDLWAADLKGRVTLLSGMDEAFALLMQGNGVDITDWKTDDFHRICDQVEKQVAKGQIRRFTGNDYIKDLSSGDVLACQAYSGDVIQLQADDPDIEFVVPEEGAELWAESLMIPDLARHKANAERLIDHYYRPEIAAELAAWVNYVCPVPAARDVLASSDDEETAALAEDPLIFPDAAMRERLAIARDISAGERTEFAKRWNGIVGV; this is translated from the coding sequence ATGCCCCTGCTCCCGAAGACGCCCTCGCCGTCCCGCCGTACGCTGCTGCGCGGCCTGGGCGGTTCCGCCGCGCTCGGCGCGCTCGGCACCCTGGCCGGCTGCGGTGTCCCCGCCGCGTACGTCGCCCCGGGCGACCGGGCCGCGACCGACCGGTCCGCCACCGAACGGCGGCTGACCTGGGCCAACTGGCCGCTCTACATCGACACCGACGACAGGCACCCGAGCCGGCGGCCCACGCTGGAGGCCTTCGAGAAGGAGACGGGCCTCTCCGTCGACTACATCGAGGAGATCAACGACAACGACGAGTTCTTCGGCAAGATCAGCCCGTCCCTGATGAACCACCAGCCCACCGACCGCGACCTGATCGTCATCAGCGACTGGATGTGCGGGCGGTTCGTACGGCTGGGCTGGGTGCAGGAGATGGACCGCTCCCGCCAGCCGAACGTCACCAAGTACCTGGACCCGCTGCTGCGTTCGCCCGCCTTCGACCCCGGCCGGAAGTTCACCGTGCCCTGGCAGTCCGGCATCACCGGCATCGCCTACAACCGGCGCCGGCTCGGCCGGGAGATCCGGCACGTGTCCGACCTCTGGGCGGCCGACCTCAAGGGCCGCGTGACGCTCCTGTCGGGGATGGACGAGGCCTTCGCGCTGCTGATGCAGGGCAACGGCGTGGACATCACCGACTGGAAGACGGACGACTTCCACCGGATCTGCGACCAGGTGGAGAAGCAGGTCGCCAAGGGGCAGATCCGCCGCTTCACCGGCAACGACTACATCAAGGACCTCTCCAGCGGCGACGTCCTCGCCTGCCAGGCCTACTCGGGCGACGTGATCCAGCTCCAGGCGGACGACCCGGACATCGAGTTCGTCGTCCCGGAGGAGGGCGCCGAACTGTGGGCGGAGTCCCTGATGATCCCCGACCTGGCCCGGCACAAGGCCAACGCCGAGCGGCTGATCGACCACTACTACCGGCCCGAGATCGCCGCCGAGCTGGCCGCCTGGGTCAACTACGTCTGCCCGGTCCCCGCCGCCCGGGACGTCCTCGCCTCCTCCGACGACGAGGAGACCGCGGCCCTGGCCGAGGACCCGCTGATCTTCCCGGACGCCGCGATGCGCGAACGGCTCGCGATCGCACGGGACATCTCGGCGGGGGAGCGGACGGAGTTCGCGAAGCGGTGGAACGGGATCGTGGGGGTGTAG
- a CDS encoding gamma-aminobutyraldehyde dehydrogenase, translating to MSTELRRLRNYIDGEFRDAADGRTTEVVNPATGEAYATAPLSGQADVDAAMAAAAAAFPAWRDLVPAERQKALLKIADAFEERAEELIAAEVENTGKPIGLTRSEEIPPMVDQIRFFAGAARMLEGRGAGEYMEGLTSFVRREPIGVCAQVAPWNYPMMMAVWKFAPALAAGNTVVLKPSDTTPASTALMADIIGSIVPKGVFNVVCGDRDTGRLMVEHETPAMASITGSVRAGMSVAESASKDLKRVHLELGGKAPVVVFEDTDIPKAVEGISEAGYFNAGQDCTAATRVLVHESVHDEFVSALAKAASEIKTGQPDDEDVMYGPLNNPNQLKQVSGFIERLPAHAKVEAGGHRVGDKGYFYAPTVVSGLKQDDEIIQQEVFGPVITVQAFRDEDQAVEWANGVEYALASSVWTKDHGRAMRMSKKLDFGCVWINTHIPLVAEMPHGGFKKSGYGKDLSGYGFEDYTRIKHVMTSLDM from the coding sequence GTGAGCACCGAGCTGCGTCGTCTGCGCAACTACATCGACGGTGAGTTCCGGGACGCCGCCGACGGACGGACCACGGAAGTGGTCAACCCCGCCACGGGCGAGGCGTACGCGACCGCCCCCCTGTCCGGGCAGGCGGACGTCGACGCCGCGATGGCGGCCGCCGCGGCGGCCTTCCCGGCGTGGCGGGACCTGGTCCCGGCCGAGCGGCAGAAGGCCCTGCTGAAGATCGCGGACGCGTTCGAGGAGCGGGCCGAGGAGCTGATCGCGGCCGAGGTGGAGAACACGGGCAAGCCGATCGGGCTGACCCGCTCCGAGGAGATCCCGCCGATGGTCGACCAGATCCGCTTCTTCGCGGGCGCGGCGCGGATGCTGGAGGGCCGCGGCGCCGGCGAGTACATGGAGGGGCTGACCTCCTTCGTGCGCCGCGAGCCCATCGGTGTCTGCGCGCAGGTCGCGCCGTGGAACTACCCGATGATGATGGCCGTGTGGAAGTTCGCCCCGGCCCTCGCCGCGGGCAACACGGTCGTCCTCAAGCCCTCGGACACCACCCCGGCCTCCACGGCCCTGATGGCCGACATCATCGGCTCGATCGTCCCCAAGGGCGTCTTCAACGTCGTGTGCGGCGACCGCGACACCGGCCGCCTGATGGTCGAGCACGAGACCCCGGCGATGGCCTCCATCACCGGCTCCGTGCGGGCCGGGATGTCGGTCGCCGAGTCGGCCTCGAAGGATCTCAAGCGGGTCCACCTGGAGCTGGGCGGCAAGGCGCCGGTCGTGGTCTTCGAGGACACCGACATCCCCAAGGCCGTCGAGGGCATCTCGGAGGCGGGCTACTTCAACGCCGGACAGGACTGCACGGCGGCCACCCGCGTGCTGGTCCACGAGTCGGTCCACGACGAGTTCGTGAGCGCGCTCGCCAAGGCCGCGTCCGAGATCAAGACCGGGCAGCCGGACGACGAGGACGTGATGTACGGCCCGCTCAACAACCCGAACCAGCTCAAGCAGGTCTCCGGGTTCATCGAGCGGCTGCCCGCGCACGCCAAGGTCGAGGCGGGCGGCCACCGGGTCGGCGACAAGGGCTACTTCTACGCCCCGACCGTCGTCTCCGGCCTCAAGCAGGACGACGAGATCATCCAGCAGGAGGTCTTCGGCCCGGTCATCACCGTCCAGGCCTTCCGCGACGAGGACCAGGCCGTCGAGTGGGCCAACGGCGTCGAGTACGCGCTGGCCTCCTCGGTGTGGACCAAGGACCACGGCCGTGCGATGCGGATGTCCAAGAAGCTCGACTTCGGCTGCGTGTGGATCAACACGCACATCCCGCTGGTCGCCGAGATGCCGCACGGCGGCTTCAAGAAGTCCGGCTACGGCAAGGACCTGTCGGGCTACGGCTTCGAGGACTACACGCGGATCAAGCACGTGATGACGTCGCTGGACATGTGA
- a CDS encoding Lrp/AsnC family transcriptional regulator has protein sequence MHSEAVASRSADQKDSRESRNGGPQLDAVSLAIIEQLQEDGRRPYAAIGKAVGLSEAAVRQRVQKLLDQGVMQIVAVTDPLTVGFRRQAMVGVNVEGDVESVAEALSAMSECEYVVMTAGSFDLMVEVVCEDDDHLLEVINRRIRAVPGVRSTESFVYMKLKKQTYMWGTR, from the coding sequence GTGCACAGTGAAGCCGTGGCCAGTCGAAGCGCAGACCAGAAGGACTCCCGCGAGTCCAGGAACGGCGGTCCTCAGTTGGACGCCGTCTCCCTCGCCATCATCGAGCAGCTCCAGGAGGACGGCCGCCGGCCGTACGCCGCCATCGGCAAGGCCGTGGGCCTGTCGGAGGCGGCCGTGCGCCAGCGCGTCCAGAAGCTGCTCGACCAGGGCGTGATGCAGATCGTCGCCGTCACGGACCCGCTCACGGTGGGCTTCCGGCGCCAGGCGATGGTCGGCGTCAACGTCGAGGGCGACGTGGAGTCGGTGGCCGAGGCGCTGTCGGCCATGTCCGAGTGCGAGTACGTGGTGATGACCGCGGGCTCCTTCGACCTGATGGTGGAGGTCGTCTGCGAGGACGACGACCACCTCCTGGAGGTCATCAACCGACGCATCCGGGCCGTGCCCGGCGTGCGCTCCACCGAGAGCTTCGTCTACATGAAGCTCAAGAAGCAGACCTATATGTGGGGAACCCGATAA